A window of Flavobacterium flavigenum contains these coding sequences:
- a CDS encoding cell division ATP-binding protein FtsE — MSETVLSLKDVTIFQEGRRILSHINLEVEHGEFIYIIGKTGSGKSSFMKTLYGDLPLSEGEGHIVEFDLANLKESQIPYLRRKIGIVFQDFKLLPDRTVKDNMLFVLKATGWVEKEAMQHKIDEVLDKVGMKDFLNKMPHQLSGGEQQRVAIARALLNDPEFILADEPTGNLDPQTSSEVLEVLKKINANGKTIIMATHDYALLMKFPSKTLKCEDERIFEVVQRSV; from the coding sequence ATGTCAGAAACCGTACTATCCCTTAAAGATGTCACTATATTTCAGGAAGGAAGAAGAATTTTATCACATATCAATTTAGAAGTTGAGCATGGCGAATTTATCTACATAATTGGAAAAACAGGTTCCGGAAAAAGTAGTTTCATGAAAACTTTATATGGTGATTTACCTCTTTCTGAAGGTGAAGGACATATTGTTGAATTTGATTTAGCTAATTTAAAAGAAAGCCAGATTCCGTATCTGAGACGTAAAATCGGAATTGTATTTCAGGATTTCAAATTACTTCCGGACAGAACTGTAAAAGATAATATGTTATTTGTGCTTAAAGCAACAGGCTGGGTAGAAAAAGAAGCTATGCAGCATAAAATCGACGAAGTTCTGGATAAAGTAGGTATGAAAGATTTCCTGAACAAAATGCCGCATCAGCTTTCTGGAGGAGAACAACAAAGGGTGGCGATTGCGAGAGCTTTATTAAACGACCCTGAGTTTATCCTTGCCGATGAACCAACCGGAAACCTTGATCCGCAAACAAGTTCTGAAGTTTTAGAAGTATTGAAAAAAATCAATGCCAACGGAAAAACCATTATTATGGCGACACATGATTATGCATTACTGATGAAATTCCCATCTAAAACTCTGAAATGCGAAGATGAAAGAATTTTTGAGGTTGTGCAGCGAAGTGTATAA
- a CDS encoding class I SAM-dependent methyltransferase, translating into MNLRSIYYSLSPKSRFLVRKIYYYPVDIVDNILGKKNKYVPNKGDIFIGSGNFLAQGKHHLELLNKYADLKEDHSVLDIGCGIGRAAVALTQYLSVEAKYEGFDVVEKGIIWCKKHITNDYPNFNFRYIPLNNDLYHFTDDKAENFVFPYEDNSFDTIFLFSVFTHMQPLEVQNYFNEIQRVLKPGGKCLGTFFLYNDENEEAISSKKNKINFPYERENYRLMNEKVPSANIAFDEKYIDKMIKIADLKLENKIYGNWSKRTCEGLFDFQDILVFKKE; encoded by the coding sequence ATGAATTTAAGAAGTATTTATTATTCCCTTTCGCCAAAATCAAGATTTCTGGTTAGAAAAATATATTATTATCCGGTTGATATTGTTGATAATATTTTGGGAAAGAAAAATAAGTATGTTCCCAATAAAGGAGATATTTTTATTGGATCTGGCAATTTTTTAGCACAAGGAAAGCATCATCTTGAACTCCTAAATAAGTATGCAGATCTTAAGGAAGACCATTCAGTACTGGATATTGGCTGCGGAATTGGCAGAGCTGCTGTTGCACTGACCCAATATTTGTCAGTAGAAGCTAAATATGAAGGATTTGATGTTGTTGAAAAAGGAATAATTTGGTGTAAAAAACATATTACCAATGACTATCCTAATTTTAATTTTCGATACATTCCTTTAAACAATGATTTGTATCACTTTACTGATGATAAGGCTGAAAATTTTGTTTTTCCTTATGAAGATAATTCTTTTGATACAATATTTTTGTTTTCAGTTTTCACACACATGCAGCCTTTAGAAGTACAAAATTATTTTAATGAAATTCAAAGGGTTTTGAAGCCAGGTGGAAAATGTCTTGGGACTTTCTTTTTATATAATGATGAAAATGAAGAAGCGATTTCAAGCAAAAAAAACAAAATCAATTTTCCTTATGAACGTGAGAATTACAGGCTGATGAATGAAAAAGTACCTTCTGCCAATATCGCTTTCGATGAAAAGTATATTGACAAAATGATAAAAATTGCAGATCTAAAACTGGAAAATAAAATATATGGAAACTGGTCAAAAAGAACCTGTGAAGGTTTATTTGATTTTCAGGATATTTTAGTATTTAAAAAAGAGTAG
- a CDS encoding GNAT family N-acetyltransferase gives MNKYIVKKYTENDYKIWNDFIAQAKNATFLFHRDFMEYHKDRFEDYSLMVLEGKKLVAVLPANRVGNTLYSHQGLTYGGLVYKESLKLSAVIDIFKSVLFFLKENAIQKLQLKLIPSIYHQKPAEELNYILFLVKARLIRRDTLGVIDLSKKILIASGRKEGVVKGQKNKLEIREVDNFELFWNSVLIPNLTLKHQAKPVHTLEEITKLKLLFPEKIRQFNVYENGVIIAGTTIFESSIVAHCQYISGKGDKNRLGGLDLLLYYLITEVFKNKQFFDFGSSNENQGRKLNNGLSYWKESFGANIVVHDFYELETSNDNLLDNVLK, from the coding sequence TTGAATAAATATATAGTAAAAAAATATACTGAAAACGATTATAAAATATGGAATGACTTTATTGCTCAGGCCAAAAACGCTACGTTTTTATTTCATCGGGATTTTATGGAATATCATAAAGATCGTTTTGAGGATTATTCTTTAATGGTTTTAGAAGGTAAAAAATTAGTAGCAGTTTTACCGGCAAACAGAGTGGGAAATACTCTTTATTCACATCAGGGATTGACGTATGGAGGTTTGGTTTATAAAGAAAGTTTAAAGTTGTCAGCCGTGATTGATATTTTTAAAAGCGTTTTGTTTTTTTTGAAAGAGAATGCTATTCAGAAATTACAGTTGAAATTAATTCCCTCGATTTACCATCAAAAGCCGGCCGAGGAATTGAATTATATTTTATTTTTAGTAAAAGCGCGATTAATTCGAAGAGATACTTTGGGAGTTATTGATTTGTCCAAAAAAATATTGATTGCATCTGGCAGAAAAGAAGGAGTTGTAAAAGGGCAAAAGAATAAATTAGAAATAAGAGAAGTTGATAATTTTGAATTATTCTGGAATTCTGTTTTGATTCCAAATTTAACTTTGAAACATCAGGCAAAACCAGTTCATACCCTAGAAGAAATTACAAAATTGAAACTTTTATTTCCAGAAAAAATACGTCAATTCAATGTGTATGAAAATGGAGTTATTATAGCCGGAACTACTATTTTTGAGAGCTCGATTGTTGCTCATTGTCAATATATTTCAGGAAAAGGGGATAAAAATAGATTGGGAGGACTTGATTTATTGCTGTACTATTTAATTACAGAAGTTTTTAAAAATAAGCAGTTCTTTGATTTCGGATCTTCTAATGAAAATCAAGGCAGAAAGCTGAATAATGGCTTGTCTTATTGGAAGGAAAGTTTTGGAGCAAATATTGTTGTTCATGATTTTTATGAATTAGAAACTTCAAATGATAATTTATTAGATAATGTTTTAAAATGA
- a CDS encoding MBOAT family O-acyltransferase, which translates to MLFNSITFALFFLVVYLLYWFVFNRNLRQQNLFLLTVSLFFYSLWDWRFIILLLFSICLDFFTGNKIYKNSGSKLKKRLWLWLSILINLGLLGFFKYFNFFIDNFSGFVTLLGLKPNIGLLEIIVPIGISFYTFHGLSYVIDIYKEKIKPVNSFIDYALFVSFFPLLVAGPIERATHLLPQIQQNRFFSYNKATNGLRQILWGLVKKVVIGDTCGEYVNLIFDNPSHHNGSTLFLGALLFSFQIYGDFSGYTDIALGTARLLGIDLLQNFSYPYFSRDIAEFWRRWHISLSSWFKDYVYIPLGGSRGSKIQQVRNVFIIFMLIGFWHGANWTFILYGLINFIYFLPLLLLNKNRKNIKIVSVNNLKSKFITFCNILLTFGLVSFARVFFRSKNLEDAFFYFSNMFSKSLFSFPDIFPKTVFALLICFICIEWLGRKDSFAIEKICLNWKKPLRISFYYTLVFLIFYHIGKDFQFIYFQF; encoded by the coding sequence ATGTTATTTAATTCAATAACTTTTGCTTTATTTTTTCTGGTTGTTTATCTCCTGTACTGGTTTGTTTTCAATAGAAATTTAAGACAGCAAAATCTATTTTTATTAACGGTAAGTTTATTCTTTTACAGCTTATGGGACTGGCGCTTTATAATACTATTGCTTTTTTCAATATGCTTAGATTTTTTTACAGGAAATAAGATTTATAAAAATTCAGGTAGTAAACTAAAAAAGAGATTATGGCTTTGGCTAAGTATACTGATTAATTTAGGTTTGCTGGGTTTTTTTAAATACTTCAATTTTTTTATTGATAATTTTTCTGGCTTTGTGACTCTTTTAGGCTTAAAACCTAATATTGGATTATTAGAAATAATTGTTCCAATAGGAATATCATTTTATACTTTTCACGGATTGTCTTATGTCATTGATATTTATAAAGAAAAAATAAAACCTGTAAATAGTTTTATTGATTATGCTCTTTTTGTTAGTTTTTTTCCTTTATTAGTAGCAGGGCCTATTGAAAGAGCAACACATCTTTTACCGCAGATTCAGCAAAACCGTTTTTTTAGCTACAATAAAGCTACTAATGGATTACGGCAGATATTATGGGGATTAGTAAAAAAAGTAGTAATAGGTGACACCTGTGGAGAATATGTAAATCTGATTTTTGACAACCCTTCTCATCACAATGGGAGTACTCTTTTTTTAGGAGCTTTATTATTTTCATTTCAAATATACGGTGACTTTTCAGGATATACAGATATTGCTCTGGGAACTGCCAGATTGTTAGGTATAGATTTGCTTCAGAATTTCTCTTATCCCTATTTTTCCAGGGATATTGCAGAATTTTGGAGACGTTGGCACATTTCTTTGTCAAGCTGGTTTAAAGATTATGTCTATATTCCGCTTGGAGGTTCCAGAGGTTCCAAAATACAGCAAGTCAGGAATGTTTTTATAATCTTTATGCTTATTGGGTTTTGGCATGGTGCAAATTGGACTTTTATTCTTTATGGTTTAATAAATTTTATATATTTCCTTCCTTTACTTTTGTTAAACAAAAATAGAAAAAATATAAAAATTGTGTCTGTTAATAATTTAAAATCAAAATTCATTACATTTTGCAATATTTTGTTGACTTTCGGATTGGTATCTTTTGCAAGAGTTTTTTTTAGATCTAAAAATTTGGAAGATGCATTTTTTTATTTTTCTAATATGTTTTCAAAATCATTATTCTCTTTTCCTGATATTTTTCCAAAAACGGTCTTTGCTCTTTTAATTTGTTTTATCTGCATTGAATGGCTTGGAAGAAAAGATTCATTTGCAATAGAAAAGATTTGTTTAAATTGGAAAAAACCTTTAAGAATTAGTTTTTATTATACTTTGGTGTTCTTGATTTTTTATCATATTGGTAAAGATTTTCAATTTATATATTTTCAATTTTAA
- a CDS encoding O-antigen translocase produces the protein MGFLKNIFQTDLFKITSLNSLSVLLRIGIGVITSKLLAIFVGANGMALVGNLRNFTSLLEGISTLGFQNGIVKYVAECKEKNDQLQKLISTVFISLLTVAVILSFAMYFLSGFWNSQIFGTDIRYQIVFKAIALALPWYAVSVFLLSLINGLGKFKKVIWINIIGNIIGLLVSVIMILNFRTLGALLSIVISPALLFFVAFYFVNKEFNFFSIIRFRYVDFQIIKSLSSYSLMALVSSIFGPLIYLTIRTNVIEVVGLEHAGFWETITRISTYYMMFITTILSVYFFPKLASAESREDTKKIFWSFYKNILPFFALLLLVIYLVRFFIIKLLFTNEFLPVTTLFFWQLLGDFLKAASWILGYQFLAKKMTKAFVFSEIFSLVVLYFMSNYLVTHLGIQGIVIAHALENFIYLLVLVIYFRRSLF, from the coding sequence ATGGGGTTTTTGAAAAACATATTCCAAACCGATTTATTTAAAATTACTTCGCTAAATAGTTTAAGTGTATTGTTAAGGATAGGGATTGGTGTGATTACTTCAAAATTATTAGCGATTTTTGTTGGAGCAAACGGAATGGCTCTGGTAGGTAATCTTAGGAACTTTACATCATTATTGGAAGGTATATCAACATTAGGATTTCAAAATGGAATTGTAAAATATGTAGCTGAATGCAAAGAGAAAAATGATCAACTCCAAAAACTTATTTCAACTGTTTTTATCAGCTTGTTGACAGTTGCAGTTATTTTGAGTTTTGCCATGTATTTTTTGTCAGGGTTTTGGAACAGTCAAATTTTTGGAACAGATATTCGATACCAGATAGTTTTTAAAGCAATAGCATTGGCTTTGCCATGGTATGCAGTTTCTGTTTTTTTACTTTCGCTAATTAATGGTTTAGGAAAGTTTAAGAAAGTAATTTGGATAAATATCATTGGAAATATAATAGGCTTACTGGTTTCAGTTATTATGATTTTAAATTTTAGAACATTGGGAGCCTTGCTTTCAATAGTTATTTCTCCTGCATTATTGTTTTTTGTTGCTTTTTACTTTGTAAATAAAGAATTCAATTTTTTCAGCATAATCCGATTTCGGTATGTTGATTTTCAAATTATAAAAAGCTTGTCTTCTTATTCCCTTATGGCTTTGGTTTCTTCGATTTTTGGACCATTAATATATCTAACCATACGAACAAACGTAATTGAAGTTGTTGGCTTGGAACATGCTGGTTTCTGGGAAACAATCACCAGGATTTCTACTTATTATATGATGTTTATTACGACCATATTATCGGTTTATTTTTTTCCAAAACTGGCTTCAGCTGAAAGTAGAGAAGATACTAAAAAAATTTTTTGGAGTTTTTACAAAAATATTTTGCCTTTTTTTGCCTTACTTTTATTAGTGATTTATTTGGTACGTTTTTTTATTATTAAGTTGCTTTTTACAAATGAATTTTTGCCGGTTACAACTTTATTCTTTTGGCAATTATTAGGAGACTTTCTAAAGGCGGCGTCATGGATTTTAGGATATCAGTTTTTAGCAAAAAAGATGACAAAAGCTTTTGTTTTTTCAGAAATTTTTTCGCTAGTTGTCTTATATTTTATGAGTAATTATTTGGTTACTCATTTAGGAATACAGGGAATAGTTATAGCTCATGCTCTCGAAAATTTTATTTACCTGTTGGTTCTGGTTATTTATTTTAGGAGAAGTTTATTTTAG
- a CDS encoding sugar 3,4-ketoisomerase: MLDNIQLIDLPVIEDVRGNLAFLQNDVLPFELKRVYYLFDVPSNAYRGGHSHIDQQSIVIALSGSFEVVLDDGFKRKSFFLNKPNIGLLIPTGIWRELQNFSSGAVCLAVASDVFIEEDYIRDYNAFLATKK; this comes from the coding sequence ATGCTTGATAATATTCAATTAATAGACTTACCCGTAATAGAAGATGTTCGTGGTAATCTTGCATTTCTTCAAAATGATGTATTGCCGTTCGAGCTAAAGCGGGTTTATTACCTCTTTGATGTTCCTAGTAATGCCTATAGAGGAGGACATTCGCATATTGATCAGCAGTCAATTGTAATAGCACTAAGTGGTAGTTTTGAAGTTGTTCTTGATGATGGTTTTAAAAGAAAAAGTTTTTTTCTAAATAAGCCAAATATAGGTTTGCTAATCCCAACAGGAATTTGGAGGGAATTACAAAATTTTTCATCAGGAGCGGTTTGCCTTGCCGTGGCTTCTGATGTTTTTATCGAAGAAGATTATATTCGAGACTATAATGCTTTTTTAGCCACTAAAAAATGA
- a CDS encoding glycosyltransferase family A protein, with product MNRTNLDFLIPMFPFGHFSDFSILIINQTSENNLLNSDFSSVQVINSYEIGLSKSRNLGLEMSKKSILLISDDDEIFKEGFDVLIVDTYNNYPNAVVAGFQIENPDGNLFRKYLKETKSNLTKFDLFGIFSSEITINKVFLEKVNVKFDTNFGLGANFSMGEEAVFLMDLKKKNQQLIYMPKVIAINPSITTTDRLNFEERYYIQGAFLARVLKRNYRFHLAIKLFFDLKQRKLKITQISKAIKNAKLGKKDFYKLQNKKNA from the coding sequence ATGAATAGAACTAATTTAGATTTTCTAATTCCAATGTTTCCTTTTGGTCATTTTTCTGATTTTTCTATCCTGATAATTAATCAGACATCTGAAAATAATTTACTGAATTCGGATTTTTCCTCTGTTCAGGTAATCAATTCGTATGAAATTGGGCTTTCTAAGAGTCGGAATTTAGGATTAGAAATGAGTAAAAAAAGTATACTTTTAATTTCAGACGATGATGAAATTTTTAAAGAAGGATTTGATGTTTTAATAGTTGATACCTATAATAATTATCCTAATGCTGTTGTGGCTGGTTTTCAAATTGAAAATCCTGATGGAAATTTGTTCAGGAAATATTTAAAAGAGACCAAAAGCAATCTTACTAAATTTGATTTATTTGGCATTTTTTCTTCAGAAATAACTATAAATAAAGTGTTTTTGGAAAAAGTGAATGTTAAATTTGATACCAATTTTGGTTTGGGAGCCAACTTTTCAATGGGAGAGGAAGCTGTTTTTTTAATGGATTTAAAAAAAAAGAATCAACAATTGATTTATATGCCAAAAGTTATTGCAATAAATCCATCAATTACAACGACTGACAGATTAAATTTTGAGGAGAGGTATTACATACAAGGAGCATTTTTAGCCAGAGTTTTAAAAAGAAATTATAGATTTCATTTAGCAATAAAACTTTTTTTCGATTTAAAACAGCGAAAGTTAAAAATAACTCAAATTTCAAAAGCAATTAAAAATGCTAAATTAGGAAAAAAGGATTTTTATAAATTACAAAACAAAAAAAATGCTTGA
- a CDS encoding glycosyltransferase family 4 protein encodes MKILYITSVVSTSGGVEKILAQKSDYFVENGNYEISIIYNEVLERQTFYQFNEKVKLNNLRLNKKSLFYVFKFRKTVKKIINNYCPEIIVVSDNGLKGFLIPLFIKTKVPVLLEVHGSKTEIINRKHSLLRFLKRKIHLLIKTFAITKFDRVIFLSKKSAAEWNFYKAKIIPNSLWFEPNLQSSLTSKVAIAIGRHSYEKGLDRLLPIWKEVSKQNPDWKLKIYGDFTEDTTFLKNEIDKLQLQDIVDLLLPVKDIEKVYEEASVFLMTSRFEGFGLALLEAMSFGLAVISFDCPIGPGNLIENNVDGILIPDNDSELYIKRLDFLIKNKELQNQLAKNAVKKASAFSKIEIMDLWEELFKEVLSR; translated from the coding sequence ATGAAAATTTTATATATAACTTCCGTAGTTTCAACTTCCGGCGGTGTGGAAAAAATACTGGCTCAAAAATCGGATTATTTTGTGGAAAATGGTAATTACGAAATTTCGATTATTTACAATGAAGTTTTGGAAAGGCAGACTTTCTATCAATTTAATGAGAAAGTAAAGCTTAATAATTTAAGACTTAATAAGAAGTCTTTGTTTTATGTATTTAAATTTAGAAAAACTGTTAAGAAGATTATTAATAATTATTGTCCGGAGATAATTGTCGTTTCAGATAATGGATTGAAAGGCTTTCTGATTCCTTTGTTTATAAAAACTAAAGTCCCTGTTTTATTGGAGGTTCATGGTTCTAAAACTGAAATCATAAATAGAAAACATTCTTTGCTAAGATTTTTAAAAAGAAAAATACATTTACTAATTAAAACTTTTGCAATTACAAAATTCGATCGGGTAATATTTCTAAGTAAAAAAAGTGCTGCTGAATGGAATTTTTATAAAGCTAAAATTATTCCCAATTCATTGTGGTTTGAACCGAATTTGCAAAGTTCTCTAACTTCTAAAGTTGCCATTGCAATAGGAAGGCATTCTTATGAGAAAGGTTTAGATAGATTATTGCCAATTTGGAAAGAAGTAAGTAAACAAAATCCAGATTGGAAATTAAAAATTTACGGAGATTTTACGGAAGATACTACGTTTTTAAAAAATGAAATAGATAAACTGCAGCTTCAGGACATAGTTGATTTGTTATTACCTGTTAAAGATATTGAAAAAGTATACGAAGAGGCCTCAGTTTTTTTAATGACTTCAAGATTTGAAGGTTTTGGATTGGCACTTTTGGAAGCAATGTCTTTCGGTTTAGCAGTAATTTCCTTTGATTGCCCGATTGGTCCCGGTAACCTTATTGAGAATAATGTAGATGGAATTCTAATTCCGGATAATGATTCAGAATTATATATAAAAAGGCTTGATTTTTTAATTAAAAATAAGGAATTGCAAAATCAGTTAGCCAAGAATGCAGTAAAAAAGGCATCTGCTTTTTCAAAAATCGAAATTATGGACCTTTGGGAAGAATTATTTAAAGAAGTTCTGTCGAGATGA
- a CDS encoding DegT/DnrJ/EryC1/StrS family aminotransferase, whose product MIKFLDLKKINEPYEAAFQDKLKLVLENGWYILGKETEIFENAFSAYCNSEYCIGVGNGFDALVLIFKGYIQLGKLKKGDEVIVPANTFVASILAILEAGLIPVFIEPKLETYNINPDLISEKLTSKTKAILVVHLYGQLAEMTAIKEIANQNNLLVIEDAAQAHGAVLDLTSSGRVQKVGNLSHAAAFSFYPGKNLGALGDGGAVTTNDDKLSKTIQSLRNYGSEAKYQNEYLGVNSRMDELQAAFLNVKLPNLDTENSMRRAIAKRYLAEIKNEKIELPFWDYSENHVFHLFVIRTEHRDHLQDYLSKNGIQTMIHYPISPHKQKAFSDWNHLSFPVTEMIHNEVLSLPISPVITNDEVSFIIEALNKY is encoded by the coding sequence ATGATAAAATTCCTTGATCTAAAAAAAATTAACGAACCTTACGAAGCTGCTTTTCAGGATAAGTTGAAATTGGTTTTGGAAAATGGCTGGTATATTTTAGGAAAAGAAACAGAAATATTTGAAAATGCTTTTTCAGCTTATTGTAATTCAGAATATTGCATAGGTGTAGGGAACGGTTTTGATGCTTTGGTTTTGATTTTTAAAGGTTATATTCAATTAGGCAAACTGAAAAAAGGAGATGAGGTTATTGTTCCGGCAAATACTTTTGTTGCTAGTATTTTAGCCATTTTAGAAGCAGGTTTGATTCCGGTTTTTATTGAACCTAAATTAGAAACGTACAATATTAATCCGGATTTAATTTCTGAAAAACTTACATCTAAAACGAAGGCAATTTTAGTTGTTCATCTGTATGGACAATTAGCAGAAATGACGGCTATTAAGGAAATCGCAAATCAAAATAATTTATTGGTGATCGAAGATGCGGCTCAGGCACATGGTGCAGTTTTAGATCTGACATCATCGGGAAGAGTTCAGAAGGTAGGAAATCTTTCCCATGCTGCGGCTTTTAGCTTTTATCCTGGAAAGAATTTAGGTGCTTTAGGCGATGGAGGAGCAGTTACGACAAATGACGATAAATTGTCAAAAACGATTCAATCGCTTAGGAATTATGGCTCTGAAGCAAAATATCAAAATGAATACCTTGGTGTAAATTCAAGAATGGATGAGCTGCAGGCTGCTTTTCTGAATGTGAAACTCCCCAATTTAGATACTGAAAATAGTATGCGAAGAGCGATTGCTAAACGTTATTTGGCAGAAATAAAAAACGAAAAGATTGAATTGCCATTTTGGGATTATTCTGAAAACCACGTTTTTCATTTGTTTGTTATCCGTACAGAACACAGAGATCATTTACAAGACTATTTATCAAAAAACGGAATTCAGACCATGATTCATTATCCGATTTCGCCACATAAGCAAAAAGCCTTTTCAGACTGGAATCATTTATCTTTTCCGGTTACTGAAATGATACACAATGAAGTTTTGAGTTTACCAATAAGCCCTGTAATTACTAATGATGAGGTGAGTTTCATAATAGAGGCTTTAAATAAATATTAA
- a CDS encoding glycosyltransferase family 2 protein, with the protein MLSILIPVYNYNAFPLVFELQKQCFNCNIKFEILCQDDCSNSFLVDNNKINTLKNCSFSSNTTNLGRAQNRNYLVSKATFSWLLFLDSDMFPRDSNFIENYILNIHNNSPAIFGGIVYETKRPEKEQLLRWIYGHKREYVSLENRRKKPNIRALTSNLLLKKELLLQHPFDSTITKYGYEDLSFLKKLEVNKILVTHIENPAFHLNLENSSLFLKKTITALENLVLLEKSNKISATESKIIAVQQKLENLKLTSITAYIFSKIKSKIESNLLSEKPSLFWFDIYKLGYYCHLKSSRQNFFK; encoded by the coding sequence ATGCTTTCTATCCTTATTCCTGTTTATAATTATAATGCATTTCCACTTGTTTTTGAACTTCAAAAGCAGTGCTTCAATTGTAATATAAAATTTGAAATTTTATGTCAGGATGATTGTTCCAATAGTTTTTTAGTAGATAACAATAAAATAAATACATTAAAAAATTGCTCTTTTTCTTCAAATACAACCAATTTAGGAAGGGCACAAAACAGAAATTATCTGGTATCCAAAGCTACATTTTCCTGGTTACTATTTTTAGATTCTGATATGTTTCCGAGAGATTCCAATTTTATAGAAAATTATATTTTAAATATACATAATAACAGTCCTGCTATTTTTGGAGGAATAGTATATGAAACAAAGAGACCGGAAAAGGAACAACTTTTACGCTGGATTTATGGTCATAAGAGAGAGTATGTTTCTTTAGAAAACAGAAGAAAAAAACCTAATATTAGAGCATTAACTTCTAATTTATTATTAAAAAAAGAACTACTCTTGCAACATCCTTTTGACTCCACTATAACAAAATACGGTTATGAAGACTTATCTTTTCTGAAGAAATTAGAAGTCAATAAAATTTTGGTAACCCACATCGAAAACCCTGCTTTTCATTTGAATTTAGAAAACTCATCATTATTTTTAAAAAAAACAATAACAGCTCTTGAAAATCTTGTGCTTTTAGAAAAATCAAATAAAATATCAGCAACAGAGAGTAAGATAATTGCTGTTCAGCAAAAATTGGAAAATCTAAAACTAACAAGCATTACAGCTTATATATTTTCAAAAATAAAATCAAAAATAGAATCTAATTTACTTTCTGAAAAACCTTCTTTATTTTGGTTCGATATTTATAAATTAGGGTATTATTGCCATTTAAAATCATCTCGACAGAACTTCTTTAAATAA
- a CDS encoding glycosyltransferase, whose translation MKILLIGEYSRLHNSLKEGLKLLGHDAYIIGDGDHFKKFDVDFSVRPFFFTNYWLTRKFSGFCSKILSIDLMKLERGIRFYLFLPQLRNFDIVQLINSDAIETYPFFSKHLFKKIFSQNKKAILLVCGDETPVIDYLLKNELRYSILTPLLYNPKLKKEFLYSLKYTQKNYRNLFEFVTKNVLKIVTSDLDYKIPMEKMGFQTCLIPNPVNTNKLKFKHLETSEKIIIFLGINTGSSIKKGTVYFEKALEIISKKYPQKVETIITRSIPYNEYIAIYNKAHILLDQVYGYDQGYNALEAMAKGKVVFTGAETEFMNYYKLTDRVCINAIPDVDHLVKELSFLIENPAELIAIGKRARIFIETEHEYIKITQKYIQMWETTF comes from the coding sequence ATGAAAATACTTTTAATTGGGGAATACAGCAGATTACATAACTCTTTAAAAGAAGGATTAAAGCTATTAGGCCACGATGCATATATTATTGGAGATGGAGATCATTTTAAAAAATTTGATGTTGATTTTTCTGTAAGACCATTTTTTTTTACTAATTATTGGCTTACCCGAAAATTCTCTGGGTTTTGCAGTAAAATATTGAGTATAGATTTGATGAAATTAGAAAGAGGCATCCGTTTTTATTTATTTTTGCCACAGTTAAGGAATTTTGATATAGTACAGTTAATCAACTCGGATGCAATTGAAACTTACCCTTTTTTTTCTAAACATTTGTTTAAAAAGATATTTTCTCAAAATAAAAAAGCAATACTTTTAGTCTGCGGAGATGAAACTCCAGTTATTGACTATTTATTGAAGAATGAACTCCGATATTCCATTTTGACTCCATTACTTTATAATCCAAAATTGAAAAAAGAGTTTTTATATTCTTTAAAATACACACAAAAAAATTATCGTAATTTATTTGAATTTGTTACCAAAAATGTTCTCAAGATAGTTACTTCTGATTTAGATTATAAAATTCCAATGGAAAAAATGGGGTTTCAAACCTGTTTAATTCCAAACCCTGTTAATACTAATAAACTAAAATTTAAACATTTAGAGACCTCAGAAAAAATTATAATTTTTTTAGGTATTAACACTGGAAGCAGTATCAAAAAAGGGACTGTTTATTTTGAAAAAGCTTTGGAAATTATTTCAAAAAAGTATCCTCAAAAAGTTGAAACTATAATTACCAGAAGTATTCCATATAACGAGTATATAGCTATTTACAATAAGGCACATATTCTTTTAGATCAGGTTTATGGCTATGATCAGGGGTATAATGCATTAGAAGCAATGGCAAAAGGCAAAGTAGTCTTTACTGGAGCAGAGACTGAATTTATGAACTATTATAAGCTAACTGACAGAGTTTGCATAAATGCAATTCCTGATGTAGATCACCTAGTCAAAGAATTATCATTTTTAATAGAAAACCCTGCAGAATTAATAGCAATTGGAAAACGAGCCAGAATTTTTATAGAAACAGAGCATGAGTACATCAAAATTACCCAAAAATATATTCAGATGTGGGAAACTACTTTTTAA